AACAGGCGGCATAAGCTGTTGCGTAGTGTTTTGCGGCGTTGGTTAAAGGCTGTGCGGATGATTTGGCGAAGTAGGTTTACGTCGACCGGTGGCAGAGGTTGGGTAAAACTTAAACGGACAACGGCACTTTCGACGTGGGGTTTGGGACGGAAGACGTTTGGGGAGACGGAGAAAAGCCATTCAGGTGTAGCCCAAAGCTGAGCGACGACGCTGAGGATGCCATAGGTTTTATGGTTGGGGGAAGCCACCAGGCGTTCGGCCACTTCGCGCTGCATCATCAGTACGGCTTCGGTTAGGGCGTCGCGGGCTTCAAACAGCGCAAACAGAATTGGACTGGTGATGTAGTAGGGGAGGTTGCCAATCACGTGCAGCCGATGGCCTTTTTCAGCGGCTAGGGCGGACCAGTTGACCTTGAGGACATCTGTTGCGCGCACGTCGAGCGAGGGCCAGCGTGCTTTTAAAGCAGCTACAGCCCG
This portion of the Rhodothermus bifroesti genome encodes:
- the rsmA gene encoding 16S rRNA (adenine(1518)-N(6)/adenine(1519)-N(6))-dimethyltransferase RsmA gives rise to the protein MSMPFRPRKRWGQHFLVDANIARKIVDALQATPNDPVVEIGPGTGALTHWLLQRYAQLTAIELDTRAVAALKARWPSLDVRATDVLKVNWSALAAEKGHRLHVIGNLPYYITSPILFALFEARDALTEAVLMMQREVAERLVASPNHKTYGILSVVAQLWATPEWLFSVSPNVFRPKPHVESAVVRLSFTQPLPPVDVNLLRQIIRTAFNQRRKTLRNSLCRLLPPGLQLPEPWAKARAEALRPIDYVELACWLQQQTAPTTALQKAV